Genomic DNA from Pseudomonas helmanticensis:
CAGCACCTCAGCCAGCAAACTCAGGAAGCTACCGAATATCTGGCCAAGGTTGAAGACGGCAGCATTGCGCCGCCGGTGGTGCCGCAGCGTCAGCTGGACGACTTCCGCAACAAACTGCCGGCGCAGCCGCAAGCCACGGTCGCCATCGACCGCATCTACGCCCTCGCAGCCCAAGAACACATCACTTTGGCACGCGGCGAATACGCCCTCGGTGTCGACCCGAAAACCCATCTGGCGCGCTATCAGATCCTCCTTCCAGTGCGCGGCAGCTATCCGCAACTGCGGCGTTTCGTACACGCCTTGCTCGGCCAGTTGCCGGCGGTGGTGGTGGAAGACCTCGAGTTGCAACGCAAGAAGATTGGCGACACCGACCTCAATGGCCGGATCCGTTTGACCCTGTACCTGTCGAGGTCGTGATGAATACCAAGCGCGTGACAGGGTGGCTAGCGTTCTTCGGTGTGGCGGCCGCACTGGCGTGGTTGCCGGAGTATTTCTCGCCGGGCGAAGACGCCGATTCCGCTGAAGTGAGCGTGACCGCGCCGGCAAAAAACGCCAACCGTGGCGCGCTACCGGCCAGTAACGCCAAGGCCAAAGAGGCGCCGATCATGGACCTGAGCCCGGCTGGCGATCTGTTTGCCGCCAAGAGCTGGAAGGCCGCGCCAACCCTGGCCACGGTCACCGAAATTGCCGTCAATCCCGCAACAGTGGTGCAAGCCCCGAGCCTGCCACCGGTGCCGTTTCAGTTCGTCGGCCGGCTGCATGACCGCAGCGACCTGCAAGTGTTTTTGCAGAACGGCGAAAAGATCTACGTCGTGCGCAACGGGGATGTGATCGACGACACCTGGAAGATCACCGGCATTTCCGATGTGGAATTGAGCCTGGTCTACCTGCCTTTGCATTTGTCGCAGACCCTGTCTGTGGGGAGTACGCAATGAACCGTTGCCGTTTGCTGATGAGCCTGGGCCTGTGTGCCGGGCTGGCCGCGTGCAGTTCCGCGCAAGTGGCCAACAAGGAAGCCGCCGACCTGATTGATCAGGGTCAGTACGAGGCGGGGCTGGCCCGGATCGAAGATGGCCTGCGCGAGAATCCGCGCGACACCGAATTGCACCTGTTGCTCAACACCGGTCGGGCCAAGGCGATCACTTCGTTGCTGACGGCCGGCGACATCGACCGTTCGCGTCGCGATTTTACTTCGGCGCGCACCGCGTACATGCGCGTGCTGACCATCGAGCCGAACAACCGTCGCGCCCAGGATGCCCTGAAGCAGATGGAATACCTGCGCAGCATGGACGAAAAGCTCGAGTTGGCCCGTGGCGACCTGCGTCGCGGCGACATCTACGGTGCTGATCGTCAGGTCAAGCAGATCCTCGAACTTGATCCGGCCAACGAAGGCGCGCTGGAGCTGCAAGGCAGCATTCGCCTGGTGCAGAGTCGCAACGTCATTGCGTATCCGCAACTGCGCACCAAGCTCGATCGGCCAGTGACTCTGGAATTTCGTGACGCCAACTTGAAGACCATTTTCGAAGTGCTGTCACAGGTCGCCGGGCTGAATTTCATCTTCGACAAAGACCTGCGCCCGGACATGAAAGCCACGATCTTCGTGCGGGACGTGCGCATCGAAGACGCGGTGACCCTGCTGCTGCAACAGAACCAGTTGCACCAGAAAGTGGTGAACGAAAACACCTTGTTGATCTACCCGGATTCGCCACAGAAAGTGAAGGATTACCAGGAACTGGTGATGCGCACGTTCTACCTGACCAGCATCGACGCCAACACCGCGCTGAACATGGTCAAAACCATGCTCAAGACCCGCGACGTGTTCGTCGACGAACGCCTCAATACCCTGACCATGCGCGACACCGAAGACGCCGTGCGCATGGCCGAGAAACTCCTGCAATCGCAAGACCAGTCCAACCCCGAAGTGGTGCTCGAAGTGGAGGTGATGGAAGTCGCCACCCAGCGCATTCTCGACCTTGGCCTGCAATGGCCGAGCACCTTCGGCGTGGTCAACACCGATGGTTCTCCGGTCACGCTGCTCGGCCAACTCAAGGGCATCAATTCCGATCGCATCTCGATCGGGCCATCGCCGCAGGCCAAGATCAACGCGCAGGACAACGACATCAACACCCTCGCCAGCCCGGTGATTCGCGTCAGCAACCGCGAGCAGGCGCGCATCCACATTGGTCAGCGCGTGCCGATCATCAGCGCCACTTCGGTGCCGTCGACACAGGGGCCGGTGATCACCGAAAGCGTGACGTATCTGGATGTCGGTCTGAAGCTCGAAGTGACCCCCACCGTGCACCTGAACAACGAAGTGGCGATCAAGATCGCCTTGGAAGTGAGTAACGCCACGCCGCTGGAACCGACCCGCCAGGGCACGATTCCGGTGCAGGTCGATACCCGCAACGCGCAAACCTCGCTGCGTCTGCACGATGGCGAAACGCAAATCCTCGCCGGGCTGGTGCGCAACGATCACGGCGCCACTGGCAACAAGATTCCCGGCCTCGGTGACATTCCCGGGCTGGGCCGTTTGTTCGGCAGCAACAAAGACACCATCGGCAAATCCGAACTGGTGCTGTCGATCACCCCACGGATCGTGCGCAACCTGCCGTACCAGAGCCCGTCGGACATGGAGTTCTCCACCGGCACCGAAACCAGCATGCACATCCAGGCCCCGGACCGTTCGCAGAGTTACGTGATGCCGTCGCCTGCCGCGCAGCCGCGTGCCGTCGCTGAATCGGCCGTGGCCACCACCCGCGTCACTGTCGAGAAGCCTTGATCATGAACGCCTGCCAACGCGGTTTCACCCTGATCGAAGTCGTGGTGACGCTGGCCCTGATCGGCCTGTTGGCGAGCATGGCTGCGCCACTGACCGAGACCCTGGTGCGGCGTGGCAAGGAGCAGGAGTTGCGCGCCGCGCTGTACCAGATTCGCGATGCCATCGACGCCTACAAACGCGCCTTTGATGCCGGTTACATCGAGAAGTCGCTGAACAGCAGCGGCTATCCGCCGAACCTGAAAGTGCTGGTCGAAGGCGTGCGCGACGTGCGCAGCGCCAAAGGCGCCAAGTTCTACTTTTTGCGTCGTATCCCGCGCGATCCGCTGGTGCCGGCCAAACGTAATGACGAAGGTGGGGGTTGGGGCGTGCGCGCCTACGACAGTTCGGCTCAGAACCCGCGCGATGGCGAGGACGTGTTCGACGTCTATTCCCACGCCCGGGGCAAGGGCCTCAACGGCATCGCCTATCGCGAGTGGTGAACCTCATGCGTCGGGAAAAAGGTTTTACCTTGCTGGAGCTGATGGTGGTGATGGCGATCATCGCCACGCTGATGACCATCGCGCTGCCGCGCTACTTCAACAGCCTCGAAGCGTCGAAGGAAACCACGCTGCGCCAGAGCTTGTCGGCGATGCGTGAGGCGCTGGATCACTTTTACGGCGACACCGGTCGCTACCCGGATTCCATCGAGCAACTGATCGAACAACGTTACCTGCGTAACGCGCCACTCGATCCGATCACCGAACGCAAAGACCAGTGGGTGTTGATCGCGCCACCGGACGGCGTTGCCGGCGGTGTGGCTGACATCAAAAGCGGTGCTACCGGGAGGGCGCGTGATGGCAGCCAGTATTCCGAGTGGTAACCGTGCGCAGCAGGGTGGCTTCACTTACCTGGGCGTGCTGTTCCTGATTGTGGTGATGGGCATGGGCCTGGCCAGTGCCGGCGAGTTGTGGTCGACCGCATCACGCCGCGACCGCGAGCGTCAGTTGCTCTGGATCGGCACCCAATACGCTCAGGCGCTGCGCAGCTATTACCGCAGTTCGCCGGGGTTGGCGCAGTACCCGAAGGAGTTGGTCGAT
This window encodes:
- a CDS encoding GspMb/PilO family protein gives rise to the protein MRIPRLIVHEYLQGLGIPGLAGLALLLIAVAWALGGLLPGWQSLQHLSQQTQEATEYLAKVEDGSIAPPVVPQRQLDDFRNKLPAQPQATVAIDRIYALAAQEHITLARGEYALGVDPKTHLARYQILLPVRGSYPQLRRFVHALLGQLPAVVVEDLELQRKKIGDTDLNGRIRLTLYLSRS
- a CDS encoding type II secretion system protein, encoding MRREKGFTLLELMVVMAIIATLMTIALPRYFNSLEASKETTLRQSLSAMREALDHFYGDTGRYPDSIEQLIEQRYLRNAPLDPITERKDQWVLIAPPDGVAGGVADIKSGATGRARDGSQYSEW
- a CDS encoding type II secretion system protein, which produces MNACQRGFTLIEVVVTLALIGLLASMAAPLTETLVRRGKEQELRAALYQIRDAIDAYKRAFDAGYIEKSLNSSGYPPNLKVLVEGVRDVRSAKGAKFYFLRRIPRDPLVPAKRNDEGGGWGVRAYDSSAQNPRDGEDVFDVYSHARGKGLNGIAYREW
- a CDS encoding secretin N-terminal domain-containing protein; translated protein: MNRCRLLMSLGLCAGLAACSSAQVANKEAADLIDQGQYEAGLARIEDGLRENPRDTELHLLLNTGRAKAITSLLTAGDIDRSRRDFTSARTAYMRVLTIEPNNRRAQDALKQMEYLRSMDEKLELARGDLRRGDIYGADRQVKQILELDPANEGALELQGSIRLVQSRNVIAYPQLRTKLDRPVTLEFRDANLKTIFEVLSQVAGLNFIFDKDLRPDMKATIFVRDVRIEDAVTLLLQQNQLHQKVVNENTLLIYPDSPQKVKDYQELVMRTFYLTSIDANTALNMVKTMLKTRDVFVDERLNTLTMRDTEDAVRMAEKLLQSQDQSNPEVVLEVEVMEVATQRILDLGLQWPSTFGVVNTDGSPVTLLGQLKGINSDRISIGPSPQAKINAQDNDINTLASPVIRVSNREQARIHIGQRVPIISATSVPSTQGPVITESVTYLDVGLKLEVTPTVHLNNEVAIKIALEVSNATPLEPTRQGTIPVQVDTRNAQTSLRLHDGETQILAGLVRNDHGATGNKIPGLGDIPGLGRLFGSNKDTIGKSELVLSITPRIVRNLPYQSPSDMEFSTGTETSMHIQAPDRSQSYVMPSPAAQPRAVAESAVATTRVTVEKP